In a genomic window of Leptospira hartskeerlii:
- a CDS encoding alpha/beta fold hydrolase — MIAILKNRRGPFYLITTFFAIIFFAVFASSLAILFSLFLIAVLVLYPVLLDWFSRLYGQEDIADELHFAKTKDGWNIALHRHIPPIPNPELAPVIVVHGIATNKYVIDLDKRHSLPYYLKLRGYEVFAVSLRGAGSSYHESSGGYEDFTFDDIVKYDVPAIISKVLSITDSKRVNWVGHSMGAMIFYSYLGITSKSEKEKIASFVSLGGPGNLNHLGLSLIGLLSRFPRARKVLDLKFGASMLAPLAGEIYTPIDQILYNPKATRPRIVKKVMKNAVENISEGLIEQFMSWIETKKMSSLNGFYDYIDLQKEITVPSLFIAGANDAIATPDTVRFVYERAGTKIKKFYVISKEEGASDDYGHGCLILAEKAEDDVFPKVESFLREHGTSKKQSWFFRLKRKFRQKVRS; from the coding sequence GTGATCGCGATCCTGAAAAATAGAAGAGGCCCCTTTTATCTGATCACTACGTTTTTCGCGATTATATTTTTTGCGGTCTTTGCATCTTCTCTGGCGATCCTATTTTCCTTATTTCTGATCGCCGTACTGGTCTTGTATCCTGTTTTATTGGACTGGTTCTCTCGACTGTACGGACAGGAAGATATTGCGGACGAACTCCATTTTGCAAAAACTAAAGATGGATGGAATATTGCGTTACACAGACATATTCCTCCTATTCCGAATCCTGAACTCGCACCAGTGATTGTGGTACATGGGATTGCTACGAACAAATATGTGATCGATTTAGACAAACGACATTCTCTTCCTTATTATCTGAAGCTCAGAGGTTACGAGGTATTTGCAGTTTCTCTGAGAGGTGCCGGGAGTTCCTACCATGAAAGTAGTGGAGGCTATGAAGACTTCACTTTTGATGATATAGTAAAATATGATGTTCCTGCGATCATTTCCAAGGTGCTTTCTATAACGGATAGTAAACGTGTAAACTGGGTAGGCCATTCTATGGGGGCCATGATCTTCTATTCTTACTTAGGGATCACGTCTAAGTCCGAAAAAGAAAAGATCGCAAGCTTTGTTTCTTTGGGTGGCCCAGGAAATTTGAATCATTTGGGTTTAAGTCTGATCGGTTTACTTTCCAGATTTCCTCGTGCTAGAAAAGTTTTGGATCTGAAGTTCGGAGCTTCTATGCTCGCACCTTTGGCCGGAGAAATTTACACTCCTATCGATCAGATACTTTATAATCCTAAAGCAACCCGACCTAGAATAGTTAAAAAGGTGATGAAGAACGCAGTTGAAAATATCAGCGAAGGACTAATCGAACAGTTCATGTCTTGGATAGAGACAAAGAAGATGAGTTCCTTAAATGGATTTTATGATTATATAGATCTCCAGAAAGAGATCACTGTTCCTAGTTTATTTATTGCGGGTGCAAATGACGCGATCGCAACTCCTGACACAGTTAGATTCGTATACGAAAGAGCTGGGACTAAGATCAAAAAATTTTATGTGATCTCAAAGGAAGAAGGTGCCAGCGATGATTACGGTCACGGGTGTTTAATCCTAGCGGAGAAGGCGGAAGACGATGTATTTCCCAAAGTTGAAAGCTTCTTAAGAGAACATGGGACTTCTAAAAAGCAGAGCTGGTTTTTTAGATTAAAACGCAAATTTCGGCAGAAAGTTCGATCCTAA
- a CDS encoding HmuY family protein produces the protein MKTLYSIFIILIATLTIFCGPSTGGDDGLAILAALEDGGSGCIKAPGDTTTTGSGTLTTIVNATASGCWVYLDLKAGGVETTKSGTWDLKFKRFVIGTNSGTSGSGNAGSCFNAGDTNLASVTGGDCTPEVDELMSQTGGGGFGTATENASPALWDWYDYNGTTHILTPKSRGYLIQGSDGTSSFGLEMTDYYDNASTSGFPTFKWKVLP, from the coding sequence ATGAAAACATTATATTCAATTTTCATTATTCTCATAGCAACTTTAACCATTTTCTGCGGGCCTAGCACCGGAGGAGACGATGGTCTTGCGATTTTAGCCGCATTGGAAGATGGCGGTAGTGGATGTATTAAGGCCCCCGGAGACACAACCACAACAGGTTCCGGAACCCTCACGACTATTGTTAATGCAACTGCAAGCGGTTGCTGGGTTTATTTAGATCTAAAGGCAGGCGGAGTAGAAACTACTAAGTCCGGAACTTGGGATCTAAAATTTAAAAGATTCGTAATCGGCACGAATAGCGGAACAAGCGGCTCGGGAAATGCAGGCTCTTGTTTTAATGCGGGTGATACAAATTTAGCAAGCGTGACAGGAGGAGATTGTACCCCTGAAGTAGACGAGCTCATGTCCCAAACCGGAGGAGGCGGATTCGGAACTGCAACTGAAAACGCAAGCCCGGCTCTTTGGGATTGGTACGATTATAATGGAACCACTCATATTCTTACTCCGAAATCAAGAGGTTATTTGATCCAAGGATCTGACGGAACTTCCTCCTTCGGGTTGGAGATGACGGATTATTATGACAACGCAAGCACTAGCGGATTTCCTACATTTAAATGGAAGGTACTTCCTTGA
- a CDS encoding SpoIIE family protein phosphatase: MIELKFGQRKVVNFRGARKVVGGLTEKNKIDILLYISKEFANADKEEELYDIVISLCKDIFECDNTTLRMWKGNLLVPSRFFKETIPPRRDLSQDEGYSGFTFKTRMPLLIQDLTHHAEYIDEGETTRAVMCVPIMYKEDCLGTIAVESDTEFFYREDDLEILEALGSQLALAITSVRLIQGLVHANEREAQILKQLEWDMRMGRNVQSQIVETAIAPWNGLHFGTYYEPMTEVSGDYFNVVRQGNSITAIIVDVSGHGIPAALVTMSIHYQFQRCTSLGMGLSETLAELGESIRPQLPDGTYFTAFILKVYSDYTYSYVNAAHQKMLHYHNGHGRIEELDTQGVPLGIFEVERSNFEEKHGRILPGDILFLPTDGITEQKNEQRQELGNQRFIEWIRQEKSTIEEQRDKIYVSDLVGSLIGRFKRYKGDMRNGDDVSLLALQCNPELGKAKTLLSLAKSAAKAKKDQVAYDKALEVFSMDESLKDSLVLLGKMYYRDRNFEKSVQFLEKYIKTSGEESEHIHYLLGRAYYELENIPEAKRALKRSLAIDHTYAKSSLRLARCYLKDNETPKAIKVLQQGIKSAPTNEYLKISLKKLEELVKRKSGDLVVSEQRKEAV, encoded by the coding sequence ATGATAGAACTCAAATTTGGGCAAAGAAAAGTCGTTAACTTTAGGGGTGCAAGGAAGGTCGTCGGCGGTTTAACCGAGAAGAATAAGATCGATATCCTTCTTTATATCAGTAAGGAATTCGCAAATGCGGATAAGGAAGAGGAACTTTACGATATCGTAATCAGCCTTTGTAAGGATATCTTTGAGTGCGATAATACCACCCTTAGGATGTGGAAGGGAAATCTTCTAGTTCCTTCTCGCTTCTTTAAAGAAACAATACCACCTCGTCGGGATCTTAGTCAGGACGAAGGTTATTCTGGATTTACTTTTAAAACCCGAATGCCCTTGCTCATCCAAGACTTAACACATCATGCGGAATACATAGACGAGGGAGAAACCACCAGAGCCGTTATGTGCGTTCCAATCATGTACAAAGAAGATTGTCTCGGAACGATTGCGGTAGAATCCGACACTGAATTTTTCTATAGAGAAGATGATCTCGAGATCTTAGAAGCACTCGGTTCCCAGCTTGCTCTTGCGATCACAAGCGTTCGTTTGATCCAAGGTTTGGTTCATGCGAATGAAAGAGAGGCTCAGATCCTGAAACAATTGGAATGGGATATGAGAATGGGGCGTAACGTCCAAAGCCAGATCGTAGAAACTGCGATTGCCCCTTGGAACGGTCTACATTTCGGAACATATTATGAACCTATGACGGAAGTTTCCGGAGATTACTTTAATGTGGTCAGACAAGGAAACTCGATCACTGCGATCATAGTGGATGTGTCGGGGCATGGTATTCCTGCCGCGTTAGTTACGATGTCCATCCATTACCAATTTCAACGTTGTACTTCCCTTGGTATGGGACTATCCGAAACTTTGGCCGAGTTGGGTGAATCCATTCGGCCACAGCTTCCGGATGGCACTTATTTCACGGCATTCATCCTGAAAGTATATAGTGACTATACATATTCTTATGTGAATGCGGCTCACCAGAAAATGCTACATTACCATAACGGTCATGGAAGGATAGAAGAGCTGGATACTCAAGGAGTTCCTCTTGGTATTTTTGAAGTAGAAAGAAGTAATTTCGAAGAGAAACACGGAAGAATACTTCCCGGAGATATTTTATTCTTACCAACGGATGGCATAACGGAACAGAAGAATGAACAACGCCAAGAGTTAGGAAACCAACGCTTTATAGAATGGATCCGCCAAGAAAAATCGACTATCGAAGAGCAAAGAGATAAAATCTATGTTTCCGACCTGGTCGGTTCCTTGATAGGAAGATTCAAAAGATATAAAGGAGATATGAGAAATGGTGACGACGTTTCTTTACTTGCTCTCCAATGCAATCCTGAACTTGGAAAAGCAAAGACATTACTTTCTTTAGCAAAGTCCGCTGCAAAAGCTAAGAAAGACCAAGTCGCATACGACAAGGCCCTGGAAGTATTCTCCATGGATGAGTCTCTCAAAGACAGTTTGGTCCTTCTCGGAAAAATGTATTACAGAGATAGAAATTTCGAAAAGAGCGTACAGTTCTTGGAGAAGTATATCAAAACCAGCGGAGAAGAATCCGAACATATCCATTATCTTTTGGGAAGAGCGTATTACGAACTGGAGAATATTCCGGAGGCAAAGAGAGCGTTAAAACGTTCCCTCGCTATCGACCATACTTACGCAAAGTCCAGCTTAAGATTGGCTAGATGTTATCTGAAAGATAATGAAACTCCTAAGGCGATCAAGGTCCTGCAACAAGGGATTAAAAGTGCGCCTACGAATGAGTATCTAAAAATTTCCCTTAAAAAGTTGGAGGAATTAGTAAAAAGAAAATCAGGAGATCTAGTCGTTTCGGAACAAAGAAAAGAAGCGGTTTAA
- a CDS encoding glycerol kinase 5 — translation MAATKEKYILSIDSGGSGIRAILFDKKGRIVSRQYEKTPPIVSEPGALEHDPEKLWQALVSILKKTFKNKKFQAANVDSLGICNQRGSFLLWDKSTGKPLTKLISWADVRAGQTSAEMNANKIWKVIQFVSRILGTFTGNPMLIATYMLKFTTDHASVRLKWVFDKNPELRKRAKKGEILFGTLDTWFVYKLTKGKEHISDPSNATVTGMFNPFQLQWNAPLCGIFGIPTKIFPNVKDTAADFGTTDTSLFGAGIPIRAVVGDQMAALFGHACFEKGGVKISQGSGAFVDMNMGDKPKISKRGLFPLVAWRLNGKATYMLEGYTGTVGTLIDWLGKGIGLSDTPKVLNELASQTNDTEGVVFVPTASGMRYPHFNPNAKASVFGLSLATHRRHVARAVLEGIALSLFDILEGIKKDTNVLVRSIMVDGGVSQSDILLQCLADFCNVEVKRAPEPDMTATGAAYLAGLGSGYWKNLGELSKLERGYKVFKPKMDPKFRELKLERWHRAVQSTLKID, via the coding sequence ATGGCTGCCACAAAAGAAAAATATATTCTTTCTATTGATAGTGGAGGAAGTGGGATCCGAGCTATCTTGTTCGATAAGAAGGGCAGAATAGTTTCTCGCCAGTACGAAAAAACTCCTCCTATTGTAAGCGAGCCTGGCGCTCTAGAGCACGACCCCGAAAAACTTTGGCAGGCACTTGTTTCCATTCTTAAGAAAACTTTTAAGAACAAAAAGTTCCAGGCTGCAAACGTGGATTCACTTGGGATCTGCAACCAAAGAGGATCGTTTCTTCTTTGGGATAAATCTACGGGCAAACCTTTAACTAAGCTGATTAGTTGGGCCGACGTAAGAGCAGGACAAACTTCTGCCGAGATGAATGCAAATAAGATCTGGAAAGTGATCCAATTCGTATCCAGGATCTTAGGAACATTTACCGGCAATCCAATGTTGATCGCTACATATATGCTCAAGTTCACAACGGATCATGCTTCCGTTCGTTTGAAATGGGTATTCGACAAAAATCCTGAACTTAGAAAAAGAGCGAAGAAGGGTGAGATACTTTTCGGTACATTAGACACTTGGTTCGTGTACAAACTCACAAAAGGAAAGGAACATATCAGCGATCCTTCTAACGCTACAGTGACCGGGATGTTCAATCCTTTTCAATTACAATGGAATGCTCCTCTTTGCGGGATCTTCGGTATTCCAACGAAAATTTTTCCGAATGTAAAAGATACTGCTGCTGATTTCGGAACTACGGATACTTCTCTATTCGGTGCTGGAATTCCGATTAGAGCAGTGGTGGGAGATCAGATGGCGGCGCTATTCGGACACGCATGTTTCGAAAAAGGTGGAGTTAAAATTTCCCAAGGTTCCGGCGCATTCGTGGATATGAATATGGGGGATAAACCTAAAATTTCTAAAAGAGGTTTGTTCCCGCTAGTCGCTTGGAGACTTAACGGAAAAGCAACTTATATGTTAGAAGGTTATACGGGTACGGTGGGAACCCTGATCGATTGGCTTGGAAAAGGGATCGGCCTTTCAGATACTCCTAAAGTTTTGAATGAACTTGCTTCTCAAACAAACGATACTGAAGGAGTGGTCTTCGTTCCTACCGCTTCCGGAATGAGGTATCCTCATTTTAATCCGAATGCGAAGGCTTCCGTATTCGGACTTTCTCTAGCAACTCATAGAAGACATGTTGCAAGAGCAGTTTTAGAGGGAATCGCATTATCTTTATTTGATATATTAGAAGGGATCAAGAAGGACACCAATGTTCTAGTGCGTTCTATTATGGTGGACGGAGGGGTTTCTCAATCGGATATACTTCTACAATGTCTTGCGGATTTTTGTAATGTAGAGGTAAAACGTGCACCTGAGCCTGATATGACCGCTACCGGTGCCGCTTATCTTGCGGGACTTGGATCCGGTTATTGGAAAAATTTAGGAGAATTGAGTAAACTTGAAAGAGGTTATAAAGTATTTAAACCTAAGATGGATCCAAAGTTCAGGGAATTAAAATTGGAACGGTGGCATAGAGCAGTTCAATCCACTCTGAAGATAGATTAA
- a CDS encoding heme/hemin ABC transporter substrate-binding protein yields MKKLITLALFLCLPASIFAEAKDLKIVTLNGTVSEIVFALGKGKLVVGNDTSSLYPPEALALPKVGYQRMLSAEGILSLKPNLILGLEYAGPPEVIEQLKSAGLKVIIYPGLPGVEPALNNILAIGKEIGAEKEAQKLVQDIRKKHSKIAEKVSKLKSKPKVLFVYHRGTGLAQVSGTETPADEMIRLGGGINAVSGFTGFKPITPEAVIAAQPDIILIPSRGLESLGGKDGVFALPGVKDTPAGKKSRVVAIDDLVLLGFGPRLGQGIEELFESFHPKTTDKK; encoded by the coding sequence ATGAAAAAACTCATAACCTTGGCTTTGTTCCTTTGTTTACCTGCATCAATTTTTGCGGAAGCAAAGGATCTTAAGATCGTAACATTAAACGGAACCGTATCGGAGATCGTTTTTGCATTAGGAAAAGGTAAACTAGTAGTAGGAAACGATACCTCCTCCCTCTATCCTCCGGAAGCATTAGCACTTCCTAAAGTAGGTTATCAAAGAATGCTTTCTGCAGAAGGTATTCTATCTTTAAAGCCTAATTTAATCCTTGGATTAGAGTACGCAGGCCCTCCTGAAGTAATTGAACAACTTAAATCCGCAGGTTTAAAAGTGATTATCTATCCTGGCCTTCCCGGAGTAGAGCCTGCATTAAATAATATTCTTGCGATTGGAAAAGAGATCGGAGCCGAAAAAGAAGCCCAAAAGCTCGTACAAGATATTCGCAAAAAACATTCCAAAATTGCGGAGAAGGTTTCTAAATTAAAATCCAAACCAAAGGTTTTATTCGTATATCATAGAGGAACCGGCCTCGCACAAGTTTCTGGAACAGAAACACCTGCAGACGAAATGATCCGACTCGGCGGAGGAATCAATGCAGTGAGCGGATTCACAGGTTTTAAACCGATCACTCCGGAAGCAGTCATCGCAGCACAACCCGACATCATCCTAATTCCAAGCAGAGGTTTAGAGAGCCTTGGTGGAAAAGACGGAGTATTTGCGCTTCCAGGTGTAAAGGATACTCCAGCCGGAAAAAAATCCAGAGTAGTTGCGATAGACGATCTAGTTCTTTTAGGTTTTGGCCCAAGACTTGGTCAAGGTATCGAAGAATTATTCGAATCATTCCATCCTAAAACAACTGATAAAAAATGA
- a CDS encoding host attachment protein, translated as MKKKWVVVANRSEAKIFEYQGPTNGLKLVQTMENPEGRLRNSDLVTGAGQASRSDFDFFHEPKKRVAAAFAGKLSDFMNLERKKDSFSNFILVSEPGFMGMILGKLDEKSRERIYHKMPKDIVHERESNLMNHLKSVLVSEA; from the coding sequence ATGAAGAAAAAATGGGTGGTGGTTGCAAACCGAAGCGAGGCAAAAATTTTCGAATACCAAGGGCCGACTAACGGTTTGAAGCTGGTGCAAACAATGGAGAACCCCGAAGGCCGACTCAGAAATTCGGATCTAGTTACCGGAGCAGGTCAGGCTTCTAGATCGGATTTTGATTTTTTTCACGAACCGAAAAAGAGAGTGGCTGCGGCCTTTGCAGGTAAACTTAGCGATTTTATGAATTTGGAAAGGAAGAAGGATTCCTTCTCCAATTTTATTTTGGTTTCAGAGCCTGGCTTTATGGGAATGATCCTAGGCAAACTGGACGAAAAGTCTAGAGAAAGGATCTACCATAAGATGCCTAAAGATATCGTGCATGAAAGAGAGTCCAATTTGATGAACCATCTTAAGAGTGTTCTTGTAAGCGAAGCTTGA
- a CDS encoding TonB-dependent receptor plug domain-containing protein, which translates to MEGTSLMGKTIHRTLYLILFSSLCFLGVPIFSQGEVLPEKKTEEIKEDSDKPKVNPEAGNNDRGSIITVTGTRRKGFLKDSTITTEVITRKDIDAMGARDISQTLGNVPGIEVRPAQAGERGSTVRLQGLAGQNVLILVDGQRTTGRFSGSIDLTRFKAEDIERIEIVKGASSALYGSDAIAGVINIITKEQKDPYSANFRTFMGGGNPTYYGTGTEFRNYASVGVRKGIVSTNFTAGWHRGDGYDLTPDATLGPKNGRIESLSPSYSPFPVDTPLWTKLYIYRKKLPYEGPLESTSGSAFEDINVSNKTTFDISETFKIGFQFYYRYLNQNAVDAVPPRGVYDRSNKTHDFMGAVNADWEITKTLNLNVNTNYARFFDTYTYDQRKSDAQDKREKLDNAVTEVRTRLDHRIADGHVISYGAETLIDQFSSARIAPDCKRNFPYICASDILGTDTYQTQNGYAQRQRNAFYVQDEWRISNAPRIQIVPGIRSDHDSIYGGQILPKLAIRYDVTDKFRIRAANGLGYRAPSFQDLYYNFINPGVGYRVAGNPDLKPELSRSYNLGGEWEPNKVFWFSFNFFYNNIDNLIGFRTNPTRDASGLQIFNTSNYQKALTKGFESSVTLRVHQNVSLGGGYTYTDTRDELTNLPLEGRGYHRWNANIRIDHQPSGFSFSLFAVIFGKQPYYCQKNPLWCDPQLPTELSTLSAQLTTQATNTINALFGNIPGGIQEYCTERNLSYCTTGPTYGVRMVNAHTNLNIRVSQKILGTFEIFAGVDNLLDTFDLTYNPQKPRFYYVGIDGRFSAGSAPADYSSAPIPSSSPVPGVR; encoded by the coding sequence ATGGAAGGTACTTCCTTGATGGGGAAGACCATACATAGAACTCTTTATCTGATCTTATTCTCAAGTTTATGTTTTCTAGGAGTTCCTATCTTCTCCCAAGGAGAAGTCCTGCCTGAAAAAAAGACGGAAGAAATAAAAGAAGATTCTGATAAGCCTAAAGTAAATCCGGAAGCTGGAAATAACGATAGAGGTTCCATTATCACTGTTACCGGTACTCGTAGAAAGGGCTTTTTAAAAGATTCCACAATCACTACCGAGGTGATCACGAGAAAAGATATAGATGCCATGGGAGCAAGAGATATCTCCCAAACTCTTGGTAACGTTCCAGGTATCGAAGTTCGGCCCGCACAAGCTGGAGAAAGAGGGTCCACAGTTCGTTTACAAGGTCTCGCGGGTCAAAACGTTTTGATTTTAGTGGACGGACAAAGAACTACAGGACGTTTCAGTGGTTCCATTGACTTAACCAGATTTAAAGCGGAAGATATAGAAAGAATCGAGATCGTAAAAGGTGCGTCATCCGCTCTTTACGGTTCGGATGCGATTGCAGGTGTAATCAACATCATCACTAAGGAACAAAAAGATCCTTACTCCGCAAACTTCAGGACTTTTATGGGTGGAGGAAATCCCACCTACTACGGGACCGGAACAGAATTCCGTAACTATGCATCGGTAGGAGTCCGTAAAGGGATCGTCTCAACTAACTTTACCGCCGGTTGGCATAGAGGAGATGGTTACGACCTAACTCCGGATGCTACCCTGGGACCTAAAAATGGAAGAATAGAAAGTCTCTCTCCTAGTTATTCTCCATTTCCGGTAGACACTCCTCTCTGGACAAAACTTTATATTTATCGCAAAAAACTTCCTTATGAGGGTCCTTTAGAATCTACTTCAGGTAGTGCATTTGAAGATATAAACGTTTCCAACAAAACCACTTTTGATATATCAGAAACCTTTAAAATAGGTTTCCAATTCTATTATAGATATCTGAATCAAAACGCAGTAGATGCGGTCCCTCCAAGAGGAGTATACGATAGAAGCAACAAAACTCATGACTTCATGGGCGCGGTCAATGCAGATTGGGAAATTACTAAAACATTAAACCTAAACGTAAACACTAACTATGCCAGATTTTTTGATACTTATACATACGACCAAAGAAAGTCGGACGCTCAAGATAAAAGGGAGAAGCTGGACAACGCTGTCACAGAAGTTAGAACCCGTTTAGACCATAGAATCGCAGACGGACATGTCATCTCCTATGGTGCAGAAACTTTAATAGACCAATTTTCCTCTGCAAGGATAGCTCCGGACTGTAAAAGAAATTTTCCATATATCTGCGCGAGCGATATCCTTGGAACGGATACGTACCAAACCCAGAATGGATACGCTCAAAGACAAAGAAATGCATTTTATGTGCAGGACGAATGGAGAATATCCAATGCTCCAAGGATCCAAATAGTACCCGGGATACGCTCCGACCACGACTCCATTTACGGAGGACAAATCCTTCCTAAATTAGCGATTCGTTACGATGTAACTGATAAATTCCGCATTAGAGCTGCCAACGGTTTAGGATACAGAGCTCCCAGCTTCCAGGATCTATATTATAATTTCATAAATCCAGGTGTGGGTTATAGAGTAGCGGGGAATCCGGATCTAAAGCCTGAACTTTCTCGCAGTTATAACTTGGGAGGAGAATGGGAACCGAACAAAGTGTTCTGGTTCAGCTTTAACTTCTTCTATAATAATATCGATAACTTGATCGGATTTAGGACTAATCCTACAAGGGACGCATCCGGATTACAGATCTTTAATACATCCAATTACCAAAAGGCTCTTACAAAAGGATTCGAATCCTCCGTAACCCTTAGAGTTCATCAGAATGTCTCCTTGGGCGGCGGTTATACGTATACGGATACCAGGGATGAACTGACCAATCTTCCTCTAGAAGGAAGAGGTTATCATAGATGGAATGCGAATATACGTATAGATCACCAACCTAGCGGATTCAGCTTCTCATTGTTTGCAGTGATCTTTGGAAAACAACCTTATTACTGTCAAAAAAATCCTCTCTGGTGTGATCCTCAGTTGCCTACGGAATTATCTACGCTTAGTGCTCAGCTTACTACGCAAGCAACGAATACGATCAATGCATTATTCGGAAATATTCCCGGAGGGATCCAAGAATATTGCACGGAAAGAAACTTATCTTACTGTACTACTGGACCTACTTACGGCGTAAGAATGGTGAACGCTCATACCAATTTGAATATCAGAGTTTCTCAAAAAATATTAGGAACATTTGAAATATTCGCAGGTGTGGATAACCTTCTAGATACTTTCGATCTGACTTATAATCCGCAAAAACCTAGATTCTATTATGTGGGGATAGATGGACGGTTCAGTGCGGGCTCGGCTCCTGCAGATTATTCTTCGGCTCCGATACCTTCTTCTTCACCTGTACCGGGGGTTCGGTAA